In the Thauera sedimentorum genome, one interval contains:
- the mgtE gene encoding magnesium transporter, whose product MTQEDERHPDDVQQHLREVQELLSRHKLVEGLVHRQDMPRHELVENLVHKQHVAELQTKLDELHPADIAYVLEALPLDERLFVWDLVKAERDGEILLEVSDAVRESLIETMDPHELKAAAETLDADELADLAPDLPPEVIQDVFQSLDSEGREQLRAAMSYAEDSVGALMDFDMVTVREDVTLEVVLRYLRRFEELPDHTDKLFVVDREDHLKGILTLEKLLITDPDLEVHEVMQHDQIISFQPDDDADEAAQAFERYDLVSAPVVDTEKRVIGRLTVADVVDFIREESEHEILAHAGLREGEDIFASVWDSVKNRWAWLAVNLVTAFIASRVIGAFEGSIEKLVALAALMPIVAGIGGNSGNQTITMIVRAIAMGQVEQDARNRLLKKELGVALFNGIVWGGLLGVLAWWLYGSASLGMVMTAAMTLNLLLAATAGVLIPMIRIRLGADPAIGSSVMITALTDSGGFFIFLGLATLFLL is encoded by the coding sequence ATGACCCAAGAAGACGAACGCCACCCGGACGACGTGCAGCAACACCTGCGTGAAGTGCAGGAACTGCTCTCGCGCCACAAGCTGGTCGAAGGCCTCGTCCACCGACAGGACATGCCGCGCCACGAGCTGGTCGAGAACCTCGTGCACAAGCAGCACGTGGCCGAACTGCAGACCAAGCTGGACGAACTCCACCCGGCCGACATCGCCTACGTGCTGGAGGCACTGCCCCTGGACGAACGCCTGTTCGTCTGGGATCTGGTGAAGGCCGAGCGGGACGGCGAGATCCTGCTCGAGGTGTCCGACGCGGTCCGCGAGTCGCTCATCGAGACCATGGACCCGCACGAGCTCAAGGCGGCCGCCGAAACGCTCGATGCCGACGAGCTCGCCGACCTTGCTCCGGATCTTCCGCCCGAGGTCATCCAGGACGTGTTCCAGTCGCTCGACAGCGAGGGCAGGGAACAGCTGCGCGCGGCGATGTCCTACGCCGAAGACTCGGTCGGCGCGTTGATGGACTTCGACATGGTCACCGTCCGCGAAGACGTGACCCTGGAAGTCGTGCTGCGCTATCTGCGCCGCTTCGAGGAACTGCCCGACCACACCGACAAGCTTTTCGTCGTCGACCGCGAGGATCACCTCAAGGGCATCCTCACACTGGAGAAGTTGCTGATCACCGACCCGGACCTGGAAGTCCACGAGGTCATGCAGCACGACCAGATCATCAGCTTTCAGCCCGACGATGACGCCGACGAGGCAGCGCAGGCCTTCGAACGCTATGACCTCGTCTCCGCGCCGGTAGTGGACACCGAGAAGCGGGTGATCGGCCGCCTGACGGTCGCGGATGTGGTCGACTTCATCCGCGAGGAGAGCGAGCACGAGATCCTCGCCCACGCCGGCCTGCGCGAAGGCGAGGACATCTTCGCCTCGGTCTGGGACTCGGTGAAGAACCGCTGGGCATGGCTGGCCGTCAATCTGGTGACGGCCTTCATCGCGTCGCGGGTGATCGGCGCTTTCGAGGGCTCGATCGAAAAGCTGGTGGCGCTCGCCGCGCTGATGCCCATCGTCGCCGGCATCGGCGGAAACTCCGGCAATCAGACGATCACCATGATCGTGCGCGCGATCGCCATGGGCCAGGTCGAACAGGATGCCCGCAACCGCCTGCTGAAGAAGGAACTCGGGGTGGCCCTTTTCAACGGTATCGTGTGGGGCGGCCTGCTTGGCGTGCTCGCCTGGTGGCTCTACGGCAGCGCCTCGCTCGGGATGGTCATGACTGCGGCGATGACGCTGAACCTTCTGCTCGCCGCAACCGCCGGGGTGCTCATCCCCATGATCCGTATCCGCCTCGGCGCCGACCCGGCCATTGGCAGTTCGGTGATGATCACCGCGCTGACCGACTCGGGCGGCTTCTTCATCTTCCTCGGGCTGGCAACGCTTTTCCTGCTCTGA
- the mtgA gene encoding monofunctional biosynthetic peptidoglycan transglycosylase translates to MKKPLRLLWRVLAVLGALLLVTQLWFFGWVLWWRHAAPQETSFMALRLEELRQDRPKAELRYQWVPYERISTHLKRAVVAAEDDRFLDHTGFDWEGIQRALERNQERGRTAAGGSTISQQLAKNLFLSPSRSYLRKAQEAVLTVMIEATWSKRRILEVYLNVVEWGDGVFGAEAAAQHHFGISAHRLGPVEAARLAVMLPNPRRYERSFGPRLAAHAERVRQRMHYSRIP, encoded by the coding sequence ATGAAGAAGCCGCTGCGCTTGCTGTGGCGTGTGCTCGCGGTACTGGGTGCGCTGCTGCTGGTGACGCAGCTGTGGTTCTTCGGCTGGGTCCTGTGGTGGCGGCACGCGGCACCGCAAGAGACCAGCTTCATGGCCTTGAGGCTAGAAGAACTCCGGCAGGATCGCCCGAAAGCCGAGCTTCGTTACCAGTGGGTGCCCTACGAGCGCATCTCCACACATCTCAAGCGTGCGGTGGTCGCAGCCGAAGACGACCGCTTCCTGGACCACACGGGTTTCGACTGGGAAGGCATCCAGCGCGCGCTGGAACGCAACCAGGAGCGCGGCCGTACCGCGGCGGGTGGTTCGACGATCAGCCAGCAGCTGGCGAAGAATCTGTTCCTGTCCCCATCGCGCAGCTATCTGCGCAAGGCGCAGGAGGCGGTACTCACCGTAATGATCGAGGCCACCTGGAGCAAGCGGCGGATCCTCGAGGTTTACCTGAACGTGGTCGAATGGGGCGACGGCGTGTTCGGCGCCGAAGCCGCCGCCCAGCATCACTTCGGCATTTCCGCCCACCGTCTCGGCCCGGTGGAAGCGGCCCGGCTGGCAGTCATGCTGCCCAATCCGCGCCGCTACGAACGCAGTTTCGGCCCGCGTCTCGCAGCGCATGCCGAACGGGTGCGGCAACGGATGCATTATTCACGCATCCCTTGA
- the aroE gene encoding shikimate dehydrogenase, which yields MDRYAVVGNPVAHSKSPLIHAEFAAQTGQELHYEALLAPLDGFAATVAAFRAAGGRGLNVTAPFKLEAFELADRLSPRAEAAGAVNTLAFDGGQAYGDNTDGAGLVRDLTHNLGRQLAGRRVLLLGAGGAARGAILPLLMEGPASLVIANRTESRALELADRFRAGAGDAELRASSFAGLAGSTFDLVINATAASLSAQSPELPPGVYAPGALAYDMMYGKGDTAFMRAARADGAAAVADGLGMLVEQAAESFQLWRGVRPQTTSVLADLRASIDRG from the coding sequence ATGGACCGCTACGCCGTCGTCGGCAACCCCGTTGCCCACAGCAAGTCCCCTCTCATCCACGCGGAGTTTGCCGCGCAGACCGGGCAGGAGCTCCACTACGAAGCACTGCTTGCCCCGCTGGACGGCTTTGCCGCGACCGTGGCGGCCTTTCGCGCTGCGGGCGGGCGCGGGCTCAATGTCACCGCACCCTTCAAGCTGGAAGCTTTCGAGCTCGCCGACCGTCTGAGCCCAAGAGCCGAGGCGGCAGGCGCGGTCAACACGCTGGCCTTCGACGGCGGCCAGGCGTACGGCGACAACACCGACGGCGCCGGCCTGGTGCGCGATCTGACCCACAATCTCGGCCGCCAGCTCGCCGGCCGGCGCGTGCTGTTGCTCGGCGCCGGCGGCGCGGCCCGCGGCGCAATCCTGCCGCTGCTCATGGAAGGCCCCGCCTCGCTGGTGATCGCCAATCGCACGGAATCCCGCGCCCTGGAGCTGGCCGATCGCTTCCGCGCGGGAGCCGGGGACGCAGAGCTTCGCGCCAGCAGCTTCGCCGGGCTCGCCGGCTCGACATTCGATCTCGTGATCAATGCCACGGCCGCCAGCTTGTCGGCACAGAGCCCCGAGCTGCCGCCCGGGGTATACGCACCGGGCGCGCTTGCCTACGACATGATGTACGGCAAGGGTGACACGGCCTTCATGCGCGCCGCGCGCGCCGACGGCGCTGCCGCAGTGGCCGACGGTCTGGGCATGCTCGTCGAGCAGGCTGCCGAGAGCTTCCAGCTGTGGCGCGGCGTCCGTCCGCAGACGACCAGCGTGCTTGCCGATTTGCGCGCGAGTATCGATCGCGGATGA
- a CDS encoding energy transducer TonB translates to MRLKIAFAVSLIVHSLLFAVSFRLPDPAKQPKRDSGLEVVLVNARHSKPPEKAEVLAQANLDGGGNSEQKLRPRSPLPPQPTQQQGDALINAQRRAEAVDTPRPQALTAPRAEATLSAARPQETPRETPRPTTGLDLLDSAAAMARLEAQIERDMQEYSRRPRRKSIGARAREYRFAQYVEDWRQKIERIGTLNYPEAARGKLYGSLMLTVTIRADGRVETVDIVRSSGHQVLDDAARRIIQLASPFAPFPPDIRADTDLLEITRTWTFTSADQMRAN, encoded by the coding sequence ATGCGGCTGAAGATCGCCTTCGCGGTCTCGCTGATCGTTCATAGCCTGCTGTTCGCGGTGAGCTTCCGCCTGCCCGACCCTGCCAAGCAACCGAAGCGCGACAGTGGCCTGGAAGTCGTGCTGGTCAATGCACGCCACAGCAAGCCCCCCGAAAAAGCCGAGGTGCTGGCCCAGGCGAACCTCGATGGCGGCGGCAACTCCGAGCAGAAGCTCCGTCCGCGCTCCCCGCTGCCGCCGCAGCCGACCCAGCAACAGGGCGACGCCCTGATCAACGCCCAGCGTCGCGCGGAAGCGGTGGACACCCCCCGCCCGCAGGCGCTGACGGCGCCGCGCGCCGAAGCGACGCTGTCCGCTGCGCGCCCTCAGGAAACACCGCGCGAGACGCCACGCCCCACGACCGGCCTGGACCTGCTCGACAGCGCCGCGGCCATGGCGCGCCTGGAGGCGCAGATCGAGCGCGACATGCAGGAGTACTCACGCCGCCCGCGACGCAAGTCCATCGGCGCGCGGGCACGCGAGTACCGCTTCGCCCAGTACGTGGAAGACTGGCGCCAGAAAATCGAGCGCATCGGCACGCTCAACTACCCGGAGGCCGCGCGCGGCAAGCTGTATGGCAGCCTGATGCTCACCGTGACCATCCGCGCTGACGGCAGGGTCGAGACGGTCGACATCGTGCGCTCCTCGGGGCACCAGGTGCTGGACGACGCCGCGCGGCGCATCATCCAGCTCGCCTCGCCCTTCGCGCCCTTCCCGCCCGACATCCGCGCCGACACCGACCTACTGGAAATCACGCGCACCTGGACCTTCACCAGCGCAGACCAGATGCGCGCCAACTGA
- a CDS encoding ribonuclease catalytic domain-containing protein, with protein MFVLFEEDGAFKAGTILADNDASLQVETTHGKRVKLKRANVLLNFREPAPAELLARAEAEAEQLDTEFLWEVCGDEEFAFADFAAEYHGHAPTPVEAAAVLLRLHSAPIYFHRKGKGRFRKAPADILQAALAGLEKKRQQAAAIDRMRDELLAGRLPAEFSGMLAQLLYRPDRNRPEVKALEAACVDAGLSAARLLLKCGALSSSYEFHHNRFLFEYFPEGVHFPTFDAPVVPDGLPRAEVAAFSIDDATTTEIDDAFSVTPRATGGWRVGIHIAAPSLGFSRGSALDAIARRRLSTVYMPGNKITMLPDEVVECFTLAAGRDCPAISLYLDVNADLSVSGQESRIEIVPIVANLRHHDIEPVFNEHTLHDGGPDFEWKRELTVLWDLATVLEAGRGKASSNQNQVDHSFYVDWQTDTADGPGYVSIGQRKRGSPMDKLVAELMILANSTWGKLLDEVNVPGLYRVQSGGKVRMTTTGGPHEGLGVDCYAWSSSPLRRYVDLVNQWQLIAVLTGGEPAFAPRSTDLMAALRDFELTYAAYAEFQRQMERYWCVRWLRQQAPKEVEAIVVRDNLVRLDSVPLTFKVASLPLQYPGSRVKLAIEGSDLLDVEVHARYVATLAEPEPSENGMSFFEGS; from the coding sequence ATGTTCGTGCTGTTCGAAGAGGACGGGGCCTTCAAGGCCGGTACCATCCTCGCTGATAACGATGCCTCCCTGCAGGTGGAGACCACCCACGGCAAGCGGGTCAAGCTCAAGCGCGCCAACGTGCTGCTGAACTTCCGCGAACCCGCGCCGGCCGAACTGCTCGCGCGCGCCGAAGCCGAGGCCGAGCAGCTCGACACCGAGTTCCTGTGGGAAGTCTGCGGCGACGAGGAATTCGCCTTCGCCGACTTCGCCGCCGAGTACCACGGCCATGCGCCGACGCCGGTGGAGGCCGCCGCGGTGCTGCTGCGCCTGCATTCCGCACCGATCTACTTCCACCGCAAGGGCAAGGGCCGCTTCCGCAAGGCGCCGGCCGACATCCTGCAGGCCGCGCTCGCGGGCCTGGAGAAGAAGCGCCAGCAGGCCGCGGCCATCGACCGCATGCGCGACGAGCTGCTCGCCGGCCGCCTGCCCGCGGAGTTCTCCGGCATGCTGGCGCAGCTGCTCTACCGCCCGGACCGCAACCGCCCCGAAGTGAAGGCGCTGGAGGCGGCCTGCGTGGATGCGGGGCTGTCCGCCGCCCGGCTGCTGCTCAAGTGCGGCGCACTGTCCTCCAGCTACGAGTTCCACCACAACCGCTTCCTGTTCGAGTACTTCCCGGAAGGCGTGCACTTCCCGACCTTCGACGCCCCCGTGGTGCCCGACGGCCTGCCGCGCGCCGAGGTGGCGGCCTTCTCGATCGACGACGCCACCACCACCGAGATCGACGACGCCTTCTCGGTGACCCCGCGCGCCACCGGCGGCTGGCGGGTCGGCATCCACATCGCCGCGCCCTCGCTCGGTTTCTCGCGCGGCTCCGCGCTGGACGCGATCGCCCGCCGGCGGCTGTCCACCGTGTACATGCCGGGCAACAAGATCACCATGCTGCCCGACGAAGTGGTCGAGTGCTTCACGCTGGCCGCCGGGCGCGACTGCCCGGCGATCTCGCTCTACCTCGACGTCAATGCCGACCTCTCGGTGTCCGGCCAGGAGAGCCGCATCGAGATCGTGCCCATCGTCGCCAACCTGCGCCACCACGACATCGAGCCGGTGTTCAACGAGCACACCCTGCACGACGGTGGCCCGGACTTCGAATGGAAGCGCGAGCTCACCGTGCTGTGGGACCTCGCCACCGTGCTGGAGGCCGGGCGCGGCAAGGCCTCGTCCAACCAGAACCAGGTCGATCACAGCTTCTATGTCGACTGGCAGACCGACACCGCCGACGGTCCCGGCTATGTCAGCATCGGCCAGCGCAAACGCGGTTCGCCGATGGACAAGCTGGTCGCCGAGCTGATGATTCTGGCCAACTCCACCTGGGGCAAGCTGCTCGACGAGGTGAACGTGCCCGGCCTGTATCGCGTGCAGAGCGGCGGCAAGGTGCGCATGACCACCACCGGCGGCCCGCACGAAGGCCTGGGGGTGGATTGCTACGCCTGGTCGAGTTCGCCGCTGCGCCGCTACGTTGACCTGGTCAACCAGTGGCAGCTGATCGCGGTGCTCACCGGCGGCGAGCCGGCCTTTGCGCCGCGCTCCACCGACCTGATGGCCGCGCTGCGCGACTTCGAGCTCACCTACGCCGCCTACGCCGAGTTCCAGCGCCAGATGGAGCGCTACTGGTGCGTGCGCTGGCTGCGCCAGCAGGCGCCCAAGGAAGTAGAGGCCATCGTGGTGCGCGACAACCTGGTGCGCCTGGACAGCGTACCGCTGACCTTCAAGGTCGCCTCGCTGCCGCTGCAGTACCCGGGCAGCCGGGTGAAGCTGGCGATCGAGGGCAGCGACCTGCTCGACGTCGAGGTGCACGCGCGCTACGTCGCCACCCTCGCCGAGCCGGAGCCCTCGGAAAACGGCATGTCCTTCTTCGAAGGATCGTAG
- the rarD gene encoding EamA family transporter RarD, translated as MSPAQAAALRQRNGVLAALTAFIIWGLAPLYFKAVGSVPSSEIVAHRVLWSAVFLAGLLALWPAAGGFRAIARLRGQPQLLRLLALTALLTGSNWLVFVWAISADRLVEASLGYFINPLVSVLLGRIFLGERLRPLQKLAVALAAAGVLWRVGQVGSLPWIALFLALTFGFYGLLRKRAPIDAVSGLFVETLITAPLALAYLGWLAAQGTLAFGHGAFTDWLLPAAGVLTAVPLMLFAVGAQRLPLSTVGFLQYIAPTLNFLLAVLVFREPFDAGQLLGFALIWAALALYSLDLLRAGRSMRRAPAAPG; from the coding sequence ATGAGCCCTGCTCAAGCGGCCGCCTTGCGCCAGCGCAATGGCGTGCTGGCGGCACTCACCGCCTTCATCATCTGGGGTCTGGCACCGCTCTACTTCAAGGCGGTGGGCAGCGTGCCGTCCTCCGAGATCGTCGCCCACCGCGTGCTGTGGTCCGCGGTCTTCCTCGCCGGCCTGCTGGCGCTGTGGCCCGCCGCGGGCGGCTTTCGCGCCATCGCACGCCTGCGCGGCCAGCCGCAGCTGCTGCGCCTGCTCGCGCTGACCGCGCTGCTCACCGGCAGCAACTGGCTGGTCTTCGTCTGGGCGATCTCGGCCGACCGGCTGGTGGAAGCCAGCCTGGGCTACTTCATCAACCCGCTGGTCAGCGTGCTGCTCGGCCGCATCTTCCTCGGCGAACGCCTGCGCCCGCTGCAGAAACTTGCGGTGGCGCTGGCCGCGGCCGGCGTGCTGTGGCGGGTCGGACAAGTCGGCAGCCTGCCATGGATCGCGCTCTTCCTCGCGCTGACCTTCGGCTTCTACGGCCTGCTGCGCAAGCGCGCGCCGATCGACGCGGTGAGCGGGCTGTTCGTCGAGACCCTGATCACCGCCCCGCTCGCCCTCGCCTACCTCGGCTGGCTGGCGGCGCAGGGCACCCTCGCCTTCGGCCACGGCGCGTTCACCGACTGGCTGCTGCCGGCGGCCGGCGTGCTCACCGCAGTGCCGCTCATGCTGTTCGCGGTCGGCGCCCAACGGCTGCCGCTGTCCACGGTGGGCTTCCTGCAGTACATCGCCCCGACGCTCAACTTCCTGCTCGCCGTGCTGGTGTTCCGCGAACCCTTCGACGCCGGCCAGCTGCTCGGTTTCGCGCTGATCTGGGCCGCGCTGGCGCTCTATTCGCTGGATCTGCTGCGCGCCGGGCGCAGCATGCGACGCGCCCCCGCGGCGCCGGGGTGA
- a CDS encoding class I SAM-dependent methyltransferase produces MTQPPAFDARRFKTLERKGFNRIAAAYADGAHLRAELGHALLEAARLQPGQSVLDLASGPCLLAREVAEKVAPDGWVLATDIAEAMLAEGARRAEADACSALACAAADAEHLCLPDAAFDRVLAGLALFMFPHPERALAEARRVLRPGGRLVLSVWGTAEAVPLISRAQACIARLLPPPRVARPSVFRFGTPEVLEAALSDAGFADIRITPCRFSCRFDDAQAYWDAFLSLAGGAAEALAQLPEPMQQRLREAVADELAHHRDGTGYTVEASALIASAAR; encoded by the coding sequence ATGACCCAGCCTCCCGCTTTCGACGCCCGCCGCTTCAAGACCCTGGAACGCAAGGGCTTCAACCGCATCGCCGCCGCCTACGCCGACGGCGCCCACCTGCGCGCCGAGCTCGGCCACGCGCTGCTCGAAGCGGCACGGCTGCAGCCCGGCCAGAGCGTGCTCGACCTGGCCAGCGGCCCCTGCCTGCTGGCCCGCGAAGTGGCCGAAAAGGTCGCACCGGACGGCTGGGTGCTCGCCACCGACATCGCCGAAGCCATGCTCGCCGAAGGCGCGCGCCGCGCCGAGGCGGACGCCTGCAGCGCGCTGGCCTGCGCCGCGGCCGACGCCGAGCACCTCTGCCTGCCCGATGCCGCCTTCGACCGCGTACTCGCCGGGCTGGCGCTGTTCATGTTCCCCCACCCCGAGCGCGCGCTGGCCGAGGCACGGCGCGTACTGCGCCCGGGCGGCCGGCTGGTGCTGTCGGTATGGGGTACGGCGGAAGCGGTGCCGCTGATCAGCCGCGCCCAGGCCTGCATCGCCCGTCTGCTGCCACCGCCGCGCGTGGCGCGCCCCTCGGTGTTCCGCTTCGGCACGCCCGAAGTGCTGGAGGCGGCCCTGTCCGACGCGGGCTTTGCCGACATCCGCATCACGCCCTGCCGCTTCAGCTGCCGCTTCGACGATGCGCAGGCCTACTGGGACGCCTTCCTCAGCCTTGCCGGCGGCGCAGCGGAAGCACTGGCCCAACTGCCCGAGCCCATGCAGCAGCGCCTGCGCGAGGCGGTGGCGGACGAACTGGCGCACCACCGCGACGGCACGGGCTACACCGTCGAAGCCAGCGCCCTGATTGCCTCGGCAGCCCGATGA
- a CDS encoding YqiA/YcfP family alpha/beta fold hydrolase translates to MIIYLHGFRSAPASIKATALQRHMAGRGLADRFWCEQLPVSPAAAIARIEDEIARARAAFPERAPTLVGSSLGGYYATWLAERHDLRAVLVNPAVLAALSLEPWLGWQDNLYTGERFELTRAHLDELRAIEVPRISRPHNFWLLAETGDEVLDYRDAVARYAGARQTVLEGGDHGFSRWNDYLDDILGFAGLQ, encoded by the coding sequence ATGATCATCTACCTGCACGGCTTCCGCTCCGCCCCGGCCTCGATCAAGGCCACCGCGCTGCAGCGCCACATGGCCGGGCGCGGCCTTGCCGACCGCTTCTGGTGCGAGCAGCTGCCGGTCTCCCCGGCCGCCGCGATCGCCCGCATCGAGGACGAAATCGCCCGCGCGCGCGCCGCTTTCCCGGAACGCGCCCCCACCCTGGTGGGCAGTTCGCTCGGCGGCTACTACGCCACCTGGCTGGCCGAGCGCCACGACCTGCGCGCGGTGCTGGTCAACCCCGCCGTGCTCGCCGCGCTGTCGCTCGAGCCCTGGCTGGGCTGGCAGGACAATCTGTACACCGGCGAGCGCTTCGAACTGACGCGCGCCCATCTGGACGAACTGCGCGCGATCGAAGTGCCGCGCATCAGCCGCCCGCACAACTTCTGGCTGCTGGCGGAAACCGGCGACGAGGTGCTGGATTACCGCGACGCGGTGGCCCGGTACGCCGGCGCCCGGCAGACCGTGCTGGAAGGCGGCGACCACGGCTTCTCGCGCTGGAACGACTACCTCGACGACATCCTCGGCTTCGCCGGACTGCAATGA
- a CDS encoding YkgJ family cysteine cluster protein — protein sequence MNCRPGCAACCIAPSISSPIPGMEGGKPAGVRCVQLDEHGLCRLFGDPRRPAVCASLRPTREMCSDSDAQALRWLTQLEALTSP from the coding sequence ATGAACTGCCGCCCCGGCTGCGCGGCCTGCTGCATCGCCCCCTCGATTTCCTCGCCGATTCCCGGCATGGAGGGCGGCAAGCCGGCCGGCGTGCGCTGCGTTCAGCTCGACGAGCACGGCCTGTGCCGGTTGTTCGGCGACCCGCGTCGTCCCGCGGTGTGCGCAAGCCTGCGCCCGACGCGCGAGATGTGCAGCGACAGCGATGCGCAGGCGCTGCGCTGGCTGACGCAGCTGGAAGCGCTGACCAGCCCCTGA
- a CDS encoding DUF2478 domain-containing protein, producing MNTAPLPIAAVVYPPTLDIGAFMRATAAALAGRGVRLGGVVQHDARATPDDPCAMALEDLASGARFNLTQDLGSGSTACRLDTGALAQAAVAVRQAIEQGADLVMFNKFGAQEAGGGGLRAEMGLAAARGIPVLTAVAERLSADWQRFTGDPATLLPAEIDAVLAWWQAVRAAH from the coding sequence ATGAACACCGCCCCTCTGCCGATTGCCGCGGTCGTCTATCCGCCCACGCTGGACATCGGCGCCTTCATGCGCGCCACCGCCGCCGCGCTGGCCGGACGCGGCGTGCGCCTGGGCGGCGTGGTGCAGCACGATGCCCGCGCCACCCCGGACGATCCCTGCGCGATGGCGCTGGAAGACCTCGCCAGCGGGGCACGCTTCAATCTCACCCAGGACCTCGGCAGCGGCTCGACCGCCTGCCGGCTCGACACCGGCGCGCTGGCGCAGGCCGCCGTGGCGGTACGCCAGGCCATCGAGCAGGGCGCGGATCTGGTGATGTTCAACAAGTTCGGCGCCCAGGAGGCCGGCGGCGGCGGTCTGCGTGCGGAAATGGGCCTGGCCGCGGCGCGCGGCATCCCGGTGCTCACCGCGGTGGCCGAACGCCTCAGCGCCGACTGGCAGCGCTTCACCGGCGATCCCGCCACCCTGCTCCCCGCCGAGATCGATGCGGTGCTGGCCTGGTGGCAGGCGGTGCGCGCCGCGCACTGA